In Patescibacteria group bacterium, a single window of DNA contains:
- a CDS encoding PH domain-containing protein codes for MLNYTLNPDEKLIMLIRKHKIYYLKHALVILFLSILPILLYLFLALNFEDLFNPIIDTLFIIISSIYYLAILFFSLISWMNYYLDVWLVTNERIIEYEQKSPFRRETGELMLESIEDVSVKVEGIIPSIIKSGNIYVQTAGQAERFIFTDAPRPEEIKETIVKLTHQSLHQ; via the coding sequence ATGCTAAATTACACTCTTAATCCAGACGAAAAATTAATAATGCTTATTAGAAAACATAAGATCTACTATCTAAAACATGCTTTAGTAATATTATTTTTATCAATTTTACCAATTTTATTATATCTATTTTTAGCCTTAAATTTTGAAGATCTATTCAATCCAATAATTGATACTTTATTTATAATCATAAGTTCTATCTATTATTTAGCTATTCTTTTTTTCTCACTTATCAGCTGGATGAATTATTATCTTGATGTTTGGTTGGTTACTAATGAAAGAATAATTGAATACGAACAGAAAAGCCCATTTCGTCGCGAAACTGGTGAATTAATGCTTGAATCAATTGAAGATGTCTCAGTTAAAGTTGAAGGCATTATTCCATCAATTATAAAATCTGGCAACATTTATGTTCAAACTGCAGGCCAAGCCGAAAGATTTATTTTTACAGATGCGCCAAGACCTGAAGAAATTAAAGAAACAATTGTTAAACTAACACATCAATCACTGCATCAATAA
- the queA gene encoding tRNA preQ1(34) S-adenosylmethionine ribosyltransferase-isomerase QueA — MSTKLSDYDYNLPQKLIAQTPASPRDKARLLVLNRKNDKIFHHKFFEIDKFLKKGDVIVLNNTKVIPARLYGKKETGGKVEILLLNPVATGHCPVAVWSCLTKPGLKPNTKIIFNNKISAKIISRENEKATIEFDLNKKQFNQFLKKSGNVPLPPYISPKQKNNKTKKQYQTVFAKFDGSVAAPTAGLHFTNRLIKKLKNKGIKFEYITLHVGLGTFQPVKENDITKHKIHSEYAEISAQTAKNLNNAKKKGHRIIACGTTVVRTLEAAAINNLAIKQFSNNTSIFITPGYKFKFVDAMITNFHLPKSTLLMLISAFSNLKQIKKTYKVAIKNKYKFYSFGDAMLIL; from the coding sequence ATGTCCACAAAACTTTCAGACTACGACTACAATCTTCCACAAAAACTAATTGCCCAAACACCAGCTTCTCCAAGAGACAAAGCACGTCTTTTAGTTTTGAATCGAAAAAATGACAAGATTTTTCATCACAAATTTTTCGAAATTGACAAATTTTTGAAAAAGGGCGATGTCATAGTTTTAAATAATACCAAAGTCATTCCAGCCAGATTATATGGCAAAAAAGAAACCGGCGGTAAGGTCGAAATTTTATTATTAAATCCTGTAGCGACAGGGCACTGCCCTGTCGCGGTCTGGTCGTGTCTCACCAAGCCAGGCTTAAAACCAAATACTAAAATAATTTTTAATAACAAAATTTCTGCCAAAATAATTTCTCGTGAAAATGAAAAAGCAACTATAGAATTTGATTTAAACAAAAAACAATTTAACCAATTTTTAAAAAAATCTGGCAATGTCCCATTACCTCCATACATCTCACCAAAACAAAAAAACAATAAAACAAAAAAACAATACCAAACCGTTTTCGCAAAATTTGATGGTTCTGTCGCCGCTCCAACTGCTGGTCTTCATTTCACGAACAGATTAATCAAAAAATTAAAAAATAAAGGTATTAAATTTGAATATATAACTTTACATGTCGGTTTAGGCACTTTTCAGCCAGTCAAAGAAAATGATATTACTAAACACAAAATCCATTCAGAATACGCTGAAATTTCTGCACAAACCGCTAAAAACTTGAACAATGCAAAGAAAAAAGGCCATCGCATTATCGCTTGTGGAACAACAGTAGTTCGAACACTCGAAGCCGCAGCAATTAACAATTTAGCAATTAAACAATTTAGCAATAATACATCAATTTTTATCACGCCAGGCTATAAATTCAAATTCGTTGACGCGATGATCACGAATTTCCATTTACCAAAATCAACACTATTAATGTTAATTTCTGCTTTTTCTAATTTAAAACAAATTAAAAAAACTTATAAAGTCGCCATAAAAAACAAATACAAATTTTATTCTTTCGGTGACGCAATGTTAATATTGTAA
- a CDS encoding O-antigen ligase family protein, producing the protein MLNIIIVFSLLIIYAIICWRRVDIGLSLVVFAMPLYLLRFNLGPLPSTFLELMVLVLTLIFVVKKILNKEIKQTVANWRELLKKWWLPILLFLLAAIISVFVSADFKHALGRFRAYFVEPILVFLILLDVLRSKKQLNLILWALGLSSLVISVYAIIQYIFNINIPVDYNLPNLKRATSVFDYPNAIGLYVAPIVVLFSGLIVGMKQENNKTRKQIVSIFVLLFYCLVVLAGVIAVVLAVSKGAIFGILIGLFFMLMFTKFRWWVVGLAIVSIISILIVPVTSKKVVPIITFQETSGDVRLVLWEGTWNLIKANPIFGAGLAGFQKAYPNYKLNKHTEILVYPHNIILNFWVETGVLGLISFVWILVLFFWQGFEKNKKTKEQKNKQITNNKLQTGMGELEIGNWKLEIALMGAMVCIIMHGIVDVPYFKNDLSILFWLIIALMIITKLKTEKEN; encoded by the coding sequence ATGTTAAACATAATTATTGTATTTTCACTATTGATTATTTACGCCATTATTTGTTGGCGAAGAGTTGATATTGGATTAAGTCTAGTTGTCTTTGCCATGCCATTGTATTTGTTGAGATTTAATCTTGGGCCATTGCCGTCAACATTTTTGGAATTGATGGTATTAGTTTTAACTCTAATTTTTGTTGTTAAGAAGATTTTAAATAAAGAGATAAAGCAGACTGTTGCGAATTGGCGAGAACTGTTGAAAAAATGGTGGTTGCCAATTTTGTTATTTTTGCTGGCTGCGATAATTTCAGTTTTTGTTTCGGCTGATTTTAAACATGCTTTGGGAAGATTTAGAGCATATTTTGTAGAACCAATTTTAGTTTTTTTAATTTTGCTTGATGTCTTAAGATCTAAAAAGCAATTAAATTTAATTTTGTGGGCATTAGGTTTGTCATCATTAGTTATTTCTGTTTATGCGATTATTCAATACATTTTTAATATTAATATTCCAGTAGATTATAATTTGCCAAATTTAAAACGAGCAACGAGCGTGTTTGATTATCCAAATGCGATCGGTTTATATGTCGCACCAATAGTTGTATTGTTTAGTGGGTTGATTGTCGGCATGAAACAAGAAAACAATAAAACAAGAAAACAAATTGTGTCGATTTTTGTTTTATTGTTTTATTGTTTGGTTGTTTTAGCAGGAGTAATAGCAGTTGTCTTGGCTGTGTCTAAGGGTGCGATTTTTGGAATTTTGATCGGATTGTTTTTTATGCTGATGTTTACGAAATTCAGATGGTGGGTGGTTGGACTGGCGATTGTTTCGATAATTTCTATTTTGATAGTTCCAGTAACTTCAAAAAAAGTGGTGCCAATTATTACTTTTCAAGAAACTTCAGGCGATGTGAGACTTGTTCTTTGGGAAGGAACATGGAATTTAATAAAAGCAAATCCAATTTTTGGAGCTGGTTTAGCTGGATTTCAAAAAGCTTATCCAAATTATAAATTAAATAAGCATACTGAAATTTTAGTTTATCCGCATAATATTATTTTGAATTTTTGGGTGGAGACGGGGGTGCTCGGATTAATTTCTTTTGTTTGGATTTTAGTTTTATTCTTTTGGCAAGGTTTTGAAAAAAACAAAAAAACAAAAGAACAAAAAAACAAACAAATTACAAACAACAAATTACAAACTGGGATGGGAGAATTGGAAATTGGAAATTGGAAATTGGAAATTGCTTTGATGGGTGCGATGGTTTGTATAATTATGCATGGTATTGTTGATGTGCCGTATTTTAAAAATGATTTGTCAATTTTATTTTGGTTGATTATTGCTTTGATGATTATTACAAAATTGAAAACGGAAAAAGAAAATTGA
- a CDS encoding glycosyltransferase family 39 protein, with amino-acid sequence MKKFQWLFVLLMLGTMFVLGLYSLKGDSGTTDEVAHIPAGYSYIKYLDYRLNPEHPPLIKVWDALPLLFVKNLKFPVDKICWTTDTNGQWECGWEFIYRMGNNADQILLLTRIPVLILALIFGLFIYRFARELWGWKVGLVCLFFYCLSPNILAHSRLVTTDLGATATFFFAIYYFYKFIKKPQGWYLWASGIFFGIAQLAKFSNILLVVYMILLIFVLVFVWRPTSPTTFLGYNKFKRAWFGRLWMFSISFILICAIGFSIVGATYALFTCRMPVDKIHQTINGSLEQTDNLSIQIKNVLNKMSDNRVLRPYAYYGLGLRMVFARVAGGNTTYFLGQTSNQSWWYFYPVSFLIKTTLVLQMLLGFSLIVLGYCIYKRVKKDQEQLDIHGKWNRFWNEFVKIMNDYLFFFIAITCITMFMMVGILGNLNIGLRHILGLWPFMIMLCGWGFAKLTRIDFSNESRMRELGTDQVNKTMKFKIPRIIFGTLLILWYIVVQFEIWPHYLAYYNELVGGYKNGYKYSVDSNTDWGQDLKRLAKFVDDNKIEKIKVDYFGGSVPSYYMGDKQELWRSSFGETTGWLAVSATYYQNSKYYARVNGEKDYSWLEKYKPVTIIGGSILVYNIPEK; translated from the coding sequence ATGAAAAAATTTCAATGGCTATTTGTTTTATTAATGCTAGGGACCATGTTTGTTTTGGGTCTTTATTCTTTGAAAGGCGATTCTGGTACAACGGATGAAGTGGCACATATTCCAGCTGGTTATTCTTATATAAAATATTTAGATTATAGGTTAAATCCAGAACATCCGCCATTGATTAAAGTTTGGGATGCATTGCCATTATTATTTGTTAAGAATTTGAAATTTCCAGTTGATAAAATTTGTTGGACAACTGATACAAATGGACAATGGGAATGCGGTTGGGAATTTATTTATAGAATGGGTAACAATGCAGATCAAATTTTATTGCTGACTAGAATTCCAGTTTTGATTTTAGCCTTAATCTTTGGATTATTTATTTATCGTTTTGCACGAGAATTGTGGGGTTGGAAAGTTGGACTTGTTTGTTTATTTTTTTATTGTTTATCGCCGAATATTTTGGCTCATTCTAGATTGGTAACAACTGATTTGGGCGCGACAGCAACTTTCTTTTTTGCAATTTATTATTTTTATAAATTTATAAAAAAACCGCAAGGCTGGTATTTGTGGGCAAGCGGAATATTTTTTGGAATCGCGCAATTAGCAAAATTTTCAAATATTCTGTTAGTTGTCTACATGATTTTATTAATTTTTGTTTTAGTGTTTGTTTGGAGACCAACTAGCCCGACTACTTTTTTGGGATATAATAAATTTAAACGAGCATGGTTTGGAAGATTATGGATGTTCTCAATTTCTTTTATTTTAATTTGTGCGATCGGATTTTCAATAGTTGGAGCAACTTATGCATTGTTTACTTGTAGAATGCCTGTAGACAAAATTCATCAAACAATAAATGGTTCTTTAGAGCAAACTGATAATCTGTCAATTCAGATTAAAAATGTTCTGAATAAAATGTCGGATAATCGAGTTTTACGTCCATACGCATATTATGGTTTGGGACTTAGAATGGTTTTTGCTAGAGTAGCTGGTGGAAATACGACTTATTTTTTAGGTCAGACATCTAATCAATCTTGGTGGTATTTTTATCCAGTGTCATTTTTAATTAAAACTACTTTAGTTTTGCAGATGTTGTTGGGATTTTCATTAATTGTATTAGGCTATTGTATTTATAAACGAGTAAAAAAAGATCAAGAACAGCTTGATATTCATGGAAAATGGAATCGATTTTGGAATGAGTTTGTGAAAATAATGAATGATTATTTATTTTTCTTTATTGCAATTACTTGCATAACAATGTTTATGATGGTTGGTATATTAGGAAATTTAAATATTGGTTTAAGGCATATTCTAGGTTTGTGGCCATTTATGATAATGCTGTGCGGATGGGGCTTTGCGAAGCTCACTCGAATCGATTTTTCGAATGAGTCTCGAATGCGGGAGCTAGGAACAGATCAAGTGAACAAGACAATGAAATTTAAAATTCCGAGAATTATTTTTGGTACTTTGTTAATTTTGTGGTATATTGTTGTTCAATTTGAAATTTGGCCTCATTATTTAGCGTATTATAATGAGTTAGTTGGTGGGTACAAAAATGGCTATAAATATTCAGTTGATTCTAATACTGATTGGGGTCAGGATTTGAAGAGATTGGCAAAATTTGTTGATGATAATAAAATTGAAAAAATAAAAGTTGATTATTTTGGCGGATCAGTACCATCTTATTATATGGGTGATAAACAAGAATTATGGCGATCGAGTTTTGGCGAAACAACTGGTTGGCTGGCAGTTTCAGCAACTTATTATCAGAATTCAAAATATTATGCGAGAGTTAACGGAGAAAAAGATTATTCTTGGCTTGAAAAATATAAGCCAGTAACAATAATTGGCGGATCAATTTTGGTTTATAATATACCTGAAAAATAA
- a CDS encoding DedA family protein, with amino-acid sequence MLEISALSAILIQYGYIGIFAGVIVGGEILLLAAGFLAAQGYFNVVWVIFFATIAVLLVDIVWYVIGRFGEKALVNRLQKVLIGKKEKAVGLDQLLKKHASKTILLVRFVYGVRAMVLILAGALRINFGKFLLLNAVGSFVWATVMTFLGYFFGESWQVLRQYVQNSILFVTLIVVVGVIVIFIVMYLKKQLFKVVEEETK; translated from the coding sequence ATGTTAGAAATTTCCGCGCTTTCGGCAATTTTAATACAATATGGTTACATTGGAATTTTTGCCGGTGTTATTGTTGGTGGAGAAATTTTACTTTTAGCAGCTGGATTTTTGGCAGCCCAAGGTTATTTTAATGTTGTTTGGGTGATTTTTTTCGCAACAATTGCAGTATTATTAGTTGATATTGTTTGGTACGTAATTGGAAGATTTGGAGAGAAGGCCTTGGTAAACAGATTACAAAAAGTATTAATTGGAAAAAAAGAAAAAGCTGTTGGTCTTGATCAACTGTTGAAAAAACATGCTAGCAAAACAATTTTGTTGGTAAGATTTGTTTATGGAGTCAGAGCAATGGTTTTGATTTTGGCTGGAGCATTAAGAATTAATTTCGGAAAATTTTTATTGTTGAATGCGGTTGGCAGTTTTGTTTGGGCAACTGTTATGACATTCTTAGGCTATTTTTTCGGAGAATCTTGGCAAGTTTTAAGGCAATATGTGCAAAATAGTATTTTGTTTGTGACCTTGATTGTTGTTGTAGGTGTTATTGTAATTTTTATTGTAATGTATTTGAAGAAGCAATTATTCAAGGTTGTTGAAGAAGAAACAAAATAA
- a CDS encoding O-antigen ligase family protein, which translates to MAEAIEKLNIFSKENLIKTLVVLVVCAITGVLVNDQYKSVFLFLVGAMIFIGLSLAIFKKPYFGLFLVAFFLPFERLGSFEMGSMTVRISQVFALITLIAFFLVSLAKKKNNYVKNPLIIFVFLFTGVSVLSLANAQNISRSLTILGFNFFVMLVALVIPSLINSKELFKKIVWVILLSGLVVSIYGLFQFVGDMIGIPKEITGLRDIYTSQVFGFPRIQGTSSEPLYFGNFLLIPLGICLAMILSRKRGKQDEIDNGLILGQETKKQKNNKTNRLLNLSAPIVLFVILGLMVLNLVLTVSRGAYLGFAGMLVLFALFYFKSFFSPKRIIIIAAIAIIAIVSTIYLLKFTRKDVNIKNFTAQATEFEEGASIEERYSTYKQAWFLIQRNPILGVGIGGFGPEVAQGPISIPKNGWAIVNNEFLEIWAETGIFGLLIFLAMIFFIFFRTLKVWFKSDDFMDKTLVVGLTVAFAGILIQYMTFSSLYIIHIWFLIGLIIAGQNLALRKFQIPNSKQITKDKLQNRI; encoded by the coding sequence ATGGCTGAAGCAATTGAAAAACTGAATATTTTTAGCAAAGAAAACTTAATTAAGACTTTGGTTGTTTTAGTTGTTTGCGCTATTACTGGAGTTTTAGTAAATGATCAGTATAAATCTGTTTTTCTGTTTTTGGTTGGTGCGATGATTTTTATTGGGCTTTCTTTGGCAATTTTTAAAAAACCTTATTTTGGTTTATTTTTAGTCGCTTTTTTTCTGCCTTTTGAAAGATTAGGATCGTTTGAAATGGGAAGTATGACAGTGAGAATTTCACAAGTTTTTGCGTTGATAACTTTGATTGCATTTTTTTTGGTTAGTTTGGCAAAGAAAAAAAATAATTATGTTAAAAATCCATTAATAATTTTTGTTTTTTTGTTTACTGGCGTTTCTGTTTTATCTTTAGCTAATGCTCAAAATATTTCAAGAAGTTTGACAATTTTAGGTTTTAATTTTTTTGTAATGCTGGTGGCATTAGTTATTCCAAGCTTGATTAATTCAAAAGAATTATTTAAAAAAATTGTTTGGGTGATATTGCTGTCTGGATTAGTAGTGTCTATTTATGGACTTTTTCAATTTGTCGGAGATATGATTGGTATTCCAAAAGAAATAACAGGTTTGAGAGATATATATACATCACAAGTATTCGGTTTTCCAAGAATTCAAGGGACATCTTCTGAGCCATTATATTTTGGTAACTTTTTGTTAATTCCTTTGGGAATATGTTTGGCGATGATATTGAGTAGAAAACGAGGCAAACAAGATGAAATTGACAATGGTTTGATTTTAGGGCAAGAAACAAAAAAACAAAAAAACAATAAAACAAACCGGCTTCTAAATTTGAGTGCGCCAATTGTGTTATTTGTAATACTTGGTTTGATGGTTTTGAATTTGGTTTTGACGGTCTCGCGCGGTGCTTATTTGGGATTTGCTGGAATGTTGGTTTTGTTTGCATTATTTTATTTTAAATCTTTTTTTTCGCCGAAAAGAATTATTATAATTGCGGCGATTGCGATAATTGCAATTGTATCGACAATATATTTATTAAAATTTACAAGGAAAGATGTAAATATTAAAAATTTTACAGCTCAAGCAACAGAATTTGAAGAAGGTGCATCAATTGAAGAAAGATATTCAACTTATAAACAGGCATGGTTTTTGATTCAGAGGAATCCGATTTTGGGAGTTGGGATTGGAGGTTTTGGACCAGAGGTAGCGCAAGGTCCAATTTCCATTCCAAAGAATGGTTGGGCAATTGTAAATAATGAATTTTTAGAAATTTGGGCAGAGACTGGAATTTTTGGATTGCTGATTTTTTTGGCAATGATATTTTTTATCTTTTTTAGAACGCTGAAAGTTTGGTTTAAGAGCGATGATTTTATGGATAAAACTTTGGTTGTCGGACTGACAGTTGCATTTGCTGGAATTTTAATTCAATACATGACTTTTTCTTCTTTATATATTATTCATATTTGGTTTTTGATTGGATTGATTATTGCTGGACAGAATTTAGCGTTACGAAAATTCCAAATTCCAAATTCCAAACAAATTACAAAAGACAAATTACAAAATAGGATTTAA
- a CDS encoding glycosyltransferase family 1 protein, with translation MRIVIDTQTMLGKKSGFGFYVKNLVENLKKIDTQNEYFLIDSGKNKDLRTYERIWWDQVKFVKKVKLIKPDVVHKTCFSVPKFGNFKKVVTIHDIIPILYPENFSMSSRFYFTKLMPWSYKFADYIITISESAKKDLVEKLGLDENKIKVIYEAAGSEFRVITDLNRIEEVKKKYGISGNYILNVGTLEPRKNLEFLVNVFNDIRKLRYSDIGDLKLVIAGKKGWRYENIFLLIKELNLQDKVIFTDYVEEGDLPYLYNGAKLFAFPSIYEGFGLPILEAMKCGVPVISSNSSSLPEVVGDAGILIDPKNKEVWVKNIIEVLKSPEKQIMMKADGLKQADKFSWKKCAEETLEVYNELKIID, from the coding sequence GTCATCGATACACAGACAATGTTGGGAAAGAAGAGCGGGTTTGGTTTTTATGTTAAAAATTTAGTTGAAAATCTAAAAAAAATTGATACTCAAAATGAGTATTTTTTAATTGATTCAGGAAAAAATAAAGATTTGAGAACTTATGAAAGAATTTGGTGGGATCAGGTAAAATTTGTAAAAAAAGTAAAATTAATAAAACCAGATGTTGTTCACAAAACTTGTTTTTCTGTGCCGAAATTTGGAAATTTTAAAAAAGTGGTGACAATTCATGATATTATTCCAATTCTTTATCCAGAAAATTTTTCAATGAGTTCAAGGTTTTATTTTACAAAATTAATGCCTTGGTCGTATAAGTTTGCAGATTATATTATTACAATTTCAGAAAGTGCGAAAAAAGATTTAGTGGAAAAACTTGGATTAGATGAAAATAAAATAAAAGTGATTTATGAGGCAGCGGGCTCAGAATTTAGAGTGATAACTGATTTGAATAGAATTGAAGAGGTTAAGAAAAAATATGGAATTAGTGGAAATTATATTTTGAATGTTGGGACACTTGAGCCAAGAAAAAATTTAGAATTTTTGGTAAACGTATTTAATGATATTCGGAAATTAAGATATTCGGATATTGGAGATTTGAAGCTTGTTATTGCGGGTAAAAAAGGGTGGAGGTATGAAAATATATTTTTACTGATTAAAGAACTAAATCTTCAAGATAAAGTTATTTTTACGGATTATGTTGAAGAAGGTGATTTGCCGTATTTATATAATGGTGCGAAACTGTTTGCATTTCCGTCAATTTATGAAGGTTTTGGTTTGCCGATATTAGAAGCAATGAAATGTGGAGTGCCAGTTATTTCTTCAAATTCTTCATCGTTGCCAGAAGTTGTCGGTGATGCAGGAATTTTAATTGATCCAAAAAATAAAGAAGTATGGGTGAAAAATATTATAGAAGTTTTGAAAAGTCCTGAAAAACAGATCATGATGAAAGCAGATGGATTAAAGCAAGCTGATAAATTTTCTTGGAAAAAATGTGCTGAAGAAACATTAGAAGTTTATAACGAGTTAAAAATAATAGATTAG